CGGGTGAGCGCTGGGTGACGGCGCCCGCGCCGAGCTTCGCGCACCTGGCACGGCTGAGTGACGACACCGGTCTGTTCGAGCATGCCCGGCACGCCATCGTCCGCCGCGAGCACGGCTACTGCACCGACGACGTGGCTCGCGGCCTGGTGGTCGTCAGCCGCGAGCCGGAGCCGAGCGACGAGCTGCTCCGGCTCGCGGAGCGCTACCTGGCGTTCCTGACCCACGCGCAGGACACCGACGGCGCGTTCCACAACCGACTCGGGCACGACCGGCGCTGGGCCGACGAACCAGGGCTCGGCGACTGGTGGGGTCGGGCGCTGTGGGGCCTGGGCACTGCCGTCGCCCGCAGCTCCGCACCCTGGGTACGGGAGGAGGCGCTGGTGGCGTTCAGCCGGGGTGCCACCCGGCGCGCCAAGGCACCGCACGCGATGGCGTTCGCCGGTCTGGGCGCGGCCGAGGTGCTCCGCCGTCACCCGGGTCACGTCGCCGCGGCATCCCTGCTCGCGGACGCGGCCAGCACTGTCGGCCCGGCCGGGTCCGACCCGCGGTGGCCGTGGCCACGGCAGGAGCTGACCTACGCGAACGCGGCCCTCGCCGAGGTGGTCATCGCCGCCAGCCAGCTTCGCGAGGGTGGTCCACCTCTCTACGACGGCCTGCGGATGCTGACCTGGCTGCACCAGGCCCAGCTCCGCGACGGGCGGTTGTCGGTCGTACCCGCAGGGGGGTGGCGGCGCGGCGCCGTACGACTGCACCACGACCAGCAGCCGATCGAGGTCGCCGCCTTCGCGGACGCCTGCGCCACCGCTGCCACTGTCACCGGGGACCCCGGGTGGGACGCCGGCGTGCGGCAGTCGGTCGGGTGGTTCCTCGGTGACAACGACCTCGGCAGCCCGATGTGGGATCCGGCGACCGGCGGTGGCTACGACGGGCTGACCGCGCACGGGCCCAACCTCAACCAGGGCGCCGAGTCCACCCTCGCGCTCATCTCCACCCTGCAGCACGCCCGGCGGTGGTCGTGACCCGGAGCCTGGCCGTCCGTCAGGACGTCACCCTCACCCCGGACCCACGCCGGGTCATCATCAAGCTCTTCGTCCCGGGTGAGGACGCCGCGGTGGTACGCACCCGCGCGCGGGCACTCATCGACCGGGTCGCGCGCCTCGGCGACGAGGAGACCGGCCGGCTGCTGCGGGACACCTTCGACCGCTTCGGCGCCCGGCACCGCGACCTGGCCGGCACGTTCCACCACCACTACGACCTGGTCCGGCACCGGGCCGCGCGGGCCCGGGACCTCTCGCCGACCAGCCGGCTGCTGGTCGGCGCCTACTTCAGCCACGAGTACGCCGTCGAGGCCGCCGCCCTCTGCAACCCGTCGATGGTGGCCCACCCGGACCAGACCGAACTCGGCACCGGGCAACTTCGTGTCGCCGTCAGCCTGCGCCAGGTCGGGGAGGGGCACGTGTCCTCCATCGGGTTCGCCACCGCGGTCATCGGACCAGGGCGGCAGCTCACGGTCGCCGACCGGTCCGGTCCGTTGGCCGTCGGGCAGCGGGTGGGCGTACGGCACCGTCGGGACCTGCTCGTCGCCGGCCTGGCCGAGGAGGACTGCGACAACGAGGTCGCCGCCACGGTGCTCGACGCCCTGCCCGAGTGGTACGACGAGGCCACCTTCGAGCGGGTGCTCGCCAACCTGCCACCCGATCTGCTCTCTCGCAGCACCGGGTTGGGCACCCTCGAACAACTGCGTCGCACCAACGCCGGCAGCTACGCCACGGCCTTTCCCACCGACACGGCCCTGCACCAACGGGTGCTCTGGCCGGCCACCCCGGCAGAGAGCAACGGCATGGAGGACGCGCGGTTCGTCCGGTTCGTCGACGAGTCCGGGCCGGTGTACCGGGCCACCTACACCGCCTACGACGGCCGGAGCATCGCCACCCGTGCGCTGGTCAGCAGTGACCTGCGCCGCTTCGAGATGACCCCGATGCGTGGGCCGGGTGCCCGGAACAAGGGGATCGCGCTGTTTCCGCGTACGGTCGGCGGCCGGCATCTGGCCTTGTGCCGTGCCGACGGCGAGACCATCGGTCTGACCACTCTGGACAGCGACAACCGCTGGCAGGCTCCGGCCCCGTTGCACGCCCCGGGCGAGAGTTGGGAGCTGATCCAGGTCGGCAACTGCGGGTCTCCCATCGAGACCGACGCGGGTTGGCTCGTCCTCACCCACGGGGTCGGGCCGATGCGCCGGTACGCGATCGGCGCGCT
This portion of the Micromonospora zamorensis genome encodes:
- a CDS encoding glycosyltransferase, whose protein sequence is MTATTGHPRTATGERWVTAPAPSFAHLARLSDDTGLFEHARHAIVRREHGYCTDDVARGLVVVSREPEPSDELLRLAERYLAFLTHAQDTDGAFHNRLGHDRRWADEPGLGDWWGRALWGLGTAVARSSAPWVREEALVAFSRGATRRAKAPHAMAFAGLGAAEVLRRHPGHVAAASLLADAASTVGPAGSDPRWPWPRQELTYANAALAEVVIAASQLREGGPPLYDGLRMLTWLHQAQLRDGRLSVVPAGGWRRGAVRLHHDQQPIEVAAFADACATAATVTGDPGWDAGVRQSVGWFLGDNDLGSPMWDPATGGGYDGLTAHGPNLNQGAESTLALISTLQHARRWS
- a CDS encoding glycoside hydrolase family 130 protein encodes the protein MTRSLAVRQDVTLTPDPRRVIIKLFVPGEDAAVVRTRARALIDRVARLGDEETGRLLRDTFDRFGARHRDLAGTFHHHYDLVRHRAARARDLSPTSRLLVGAYFSHEYAVEAAALCNPSMVAHPDQTELGTGQLRVAVSLRQVGEGHVSSIGFATAVIGPGRQLTVADRSGPLAVGQRVGVRHRRDLLVAGLAEEDCDNEVAATVLDALPEWYDEATFERVLANLPPDLLSRSTGLGTLEQLRRTNAGSYATAFPTDTALHQRVLWPATPAESNGMEDARFVRFVDESGPVYRATYTAYDGRSIATRALVSSDLRRFEMTPMRGPGARNKGIALFPRTVGGRHLALCRADGETIGLTTLDSDNRWQAPAPLHAPGESWELIQVGNCGSPIETDAGWLVLTHGVGPMRRYAIGALLLDLHRPERVVAHLPGVLLAPDENDRDGYVPNVVYSCGALVHDGELWVPYGASDARVGFATVSVPALLSAMVQAPPPVTATDELGGAG